Proteins encoded together in one Aminipila butyrica window:
- a CDS encoding helix-turn-helix domain-containing protein gives MAIEVHLDEMLKKRGMTAKELCKLIPITEANLSVLRSGRAKGVRFSTINKICFYLQCDVGDLLWFNGELEEEEDE, from the coding sequence ATGGCAATAGAAGTTCATTTAGATGAAATGTTGAAAAAACGTGGCATGACCGCAAAAGAGCTCTGCAAGTTAATTCCTATAACAGAAGCGAACTTGTCCGTGCTCAGAAGCGGCAGGGCTAAGGGGGTACGTTTCAGCACCATCAACAAGATTTGTTTCTACTTGCAGTGTGATGTGGGCGATCTCTTATGGTTTAATGGAGAATTGGAGGAGGAAGAAGATGAATAG
- a CDS encoding TfoX/Sxy family protein, translating into MASSKEYVNFIMEQLSGLEGVTHRAMMGEYILYYGGKVVGGIYDDRFLIKPTESACRLMPTAPREVPYEGAKDMLLVDDVDDRAFLAELLLAMYEELPAPKPKKKKSAS; encoded by the coding sequence ATGGCTTCCAGCAAGGAATATGTGAACTTTATTATGGAACAGTTATCGGGACTGGAAGGGGTAACTCATCGAGCTATGATGGGAGAGTACATCCTTTATTATGGTGGAAAAGTTGTCGGCGGCATTTATGACGACCGTTTCTTGATAAAACCCACAGAATCCGCTTGCCGTCTCATGCCTACAGCTCCCAGAGAGGTGCCTTATGAAGGAGCAAAGGACATGCTGCTGGTAGACGATGTAGATGACAGAGCCTTTCTGGCTGAACTGCTCCTGGCCATGTATGAGGAGCTTCCGGCACCAAAGCCAAAAAAGAAGAAATCAGCCAGCTAA
- a CDS encoding methylated-DNA--[protein]-cysteine S-methyltransferase yields the protein MMNGKKASKVYYKMDYESPLGRLTLASDGDALVGLWLPGQKYFEATVTGAVTKTKELSVFRVVKAWLDRYFAGEEPDISSLSLAPEGTPFRQEVWKILCQIPYGETITYGEIARQVAEKMDKPGMSPQAVGGAVGHNPISIIIPCHRVVGTDGRLTGYAGGIPAKVWLLKNEKVDLRRLTNPANRFMNF from the coding sequence ATGATGAATGGCAAGAAGGCAAGCAAGGTATATTATAAAATGGACTATGAGTCTCCCTTGGGAAGGTTAACTTTGGCTAGTGATGGGGACGCGCTGGTAGGCCTCTGGCTCCCGGGGCAAAAATATTTTGAGGCTACAGTAACAGGAGCAGTGACAAAAACAAAAGAGTTGTCTGTATTTCGTGTGGTGAAAGCTTGGCTAGATCGGTATTTTGCTGGAGAAGAACCGGACATCTCTTCCTTGTCTTTGGCACCTGAAGGAACACCCTTCCGACAAGAGGTCTGGAAAATCCTTTGTCAGATTCCTTATGGTGAGACCATCACCTACGGAGAAATTGCCAGACAGGTGGCAGAGAAGATGGACAAGCCAGGCATGTCACCTCAGGCAGTAGGCGGCGCTGTGGGACACAACCCTATTTCTATCATTATTCCTTGTCATCGAGTAGTGGGCACCGATGGCCGTCTCACCGGATATGCAGGAGGGATCCCTGCCAAAGTATGGCTATTGAAAAACGAAAAGGTGGATTTGCGCCGACTGACTAATCCGGCCAATAGGTTTATGAACTTTTAA
- the arcC gene encoding carbamate kinase — protein MEKSLGKLVIALGGNALQSGKGPATAEAQLDVVKKTCEHIAEISCQGYEIAVVHGNGPQVGRILQAYETAKEVTPVMPFDVCGAMSQGYIGYHIQQCLKYAMNRRNRNIPVVTLVTQMIVDEADPGFKNPTKPIGQFYTEDEANVLAKEKNYVMKEDAGRGFRRVVASPIPKRIVEIDAVKKLWDSTIVVTCGGGGVPVVQKDSGVLEGVAAVIDKDFAAELLAEQVEADCLMILTEVEKVAINYNKPNQENLSSMTLEEASRYVEEGQFAPGSMLPKVQAAMKFVRANPSKKAIITSLDKSIEALEGKTGTVLTFA, from the coding sequence ATGGAAAAGAGCTTAGGTAAATTAGTAATCGCTCTGGGCGGAAATGCATTGCAGTCCGGAAAAGGACCAGCGACAGCAGAGGCTCAGTTGGATGTGGTAAAGAAAACTTGTGAACATATTGCAGAAATTAGCTGCCAGGGTTATGAAATTGCCGTAGTACACGGCAATGGACCACAGGTAGGACGGATTCTGCAGGCTTATGAAACAGCTAAAGAGGTTACGCCGGTTATGCCTTTTGACGTTTGCGGCGCCATGTCTCAGGGCTACATTGGCTATCACATTCAGCAGTGCTTAAAGTACGCTATGAACCGGAGAAACAGAAATATTCCAGTTGTAACCTTGGTTACTCAGATGATTGTAGACGAAGCAGACCCGGGATTCAAGAATCCTACCAAGCCAATCGGTCAGTTCTATACAGAAGATGAAGCAAATGTACTGGCAAAAGAAAAGAACTATGTGATGAAGGAAGATGCCGGCAGAGGCTTCCGCAGAGTAGTGGCATCTCCTATTCCAAAGCGTATTGTGGAAATTGATGCGGTGAAAAAGCTGTGGGATTCCACTATCGTAGTAACTTGCGGCGGCGGCGGTGTTCCAGTAGTTCAAAAGGACAGCGGTGTTTTGGAAGGCGTAGCTGCAGTTATCGACAAAGACTTTGCAGCAGAACTTTTGGCTGAGCAGGTAGAGGCTGATTGCCTAATGATCCTTACCGAAGTAGAAAAGGTAGCGATTAACTACAATAAACCGAACCAGGAAAATTTAAGCTCTATGACTCTGGAGGAAGCTTCCAGATATGTAGAAGAGGGACAGTTCGCACCAGGCAGCATGTTGCCAAAAGTGCAGGCGGCGATGAAGTTTGTACGGGCAAATCCGTCCAAGAAAGCAATCATCACCTCTCTGGATAAATCCATAGAGGCGCTGGAAGGAAAGACCGGAACCGTTCTTACTTTCGCATAA
- the gpr gene encoding GPR endopeptidase codes for MKYRTDLAIENMEMYEEERGKQGEIDGVHMEKVEHGEGIMATRIAILDHRGELTLQKPAGNYITLEIDGLIDGEEDLKARASKALAEELKELIPFHYYLKVLVIGLGNDKVTPDSLGPYTVSKVRVNRHWFIIYESDGDEEQACVSGFIPGVMGSTGMETADLIKKAADIVQPEIILVVDSLAARNIARISTTIQINDTGISPGAGMGNHRTMLDQESLGHRVISIGVPTVIDSGTLILDALEGYIKNPQEVEDYIEQNGQDMIVTSTDIDQVIKDFSDIIANAINITLHPGIYS; via the coding sequence ATGAAGTACAGAACCGATTTGGCCATTGAAAATATGGAAATGTATGAGGAAGAACGGGGAAAGCAGGGGGAGATTGACGGAGTCCACATGGAGAAAGTGGAGCATGGAGAGGGCATTATGGCCACCAGAATTGCTATTTTAGACCACAGGGGGGAACTTACCCTGCAAAAACCAGCGGGAAACTATATTACTTTAGAAATTGATGGCCTCATAGACGGAGAGGAAGATTTGAAAGCCCGGGCTTCAAAAGCCTTGGCGGAAGAGCTGAAAGAATTAATTCCTTTTCACTATTATCTAAAAGTACTGGTCATTGGACTGGGCAATGATAAGGTAACACCGGATTCTCTGGGGCCCTACACCGTATCGAAGGTACGGGTCAACCGTCATTGGTTTATTATCTATGAATCCGACGGCGACGAGGAGCAGGCTTGTGTCAGCGGGTTTATTCCGGGAGTCATGGGATCTACCGGCATGGAGACAGCGGATTTAATTAAAAAGGCGGCAGACATCGTTCAGCCAGAAATTATTTTGGTCGTGGATTCTCTGGCAGCCAGAAATATAGCTCGTATCAGCACCACCATACAGATTAACGACACGGGCATCTCACCGGGAGCTGGTATGGGCAATCACCGCACCATGTTGGACCAAGAGAGCTTAGGCCATCGGGTCATCTCCATCGGCGTACCGACGGTGATTGATTCTGGCACACTGATTCTTGATGCCCTGGAAGGTTATATCAAAAATCCACAGGAAGTGGAGGACTATATAGAACAAAATGGCCAAGACATGATTGTCACGTCCACGGACATTGATCAAGTTATTAAAGATTTTTCGGACATCATCGCAAATGCCATTAATATTACGCTCCATCCTGGCATATATTCATAA
- the rpsT gene encoding 30S ribosomal protein S20 produces the protein MANIKSAKKRILVINKKTARNRRIKSHLKAILKNFEAAMTSGDMATAKEKLALAEKKLMQAAAKNTIHKNAASRKVSRLTKRFNKAQ, from the coding sequence ATGGCAAATATTAAATCCGCAAAGAAAAGAATCCTGGTTATCAACAAGAAAACCGCAAGAAACAGACGTATCAAATCACATCTGAAGGCAATCTTAAAGAACTTTGAAGCTGCAATGACATCTGGTGATATGGCTACAGCTAAGGAAAAGCTGGCTTTAGCAGAAAAGAAGCTTATGCAGGCTGCTGCAAAGAATACTATTCACAAGAACGCTGCATCTCGGAAAGTTTCCAGATTAACCAAGAGATTCAACAAGGCTCAGTAA
- a CDS encoding helix-turn-helix transcriptional regulator, protein MQQITKFQSQYCSNLDIKRICSFDYELIDGKTHALYHQSPRFLYVRKGKAKFMVDTELYEVGKNCLVSILPWDCTEVIEVEEPLQYEIIKYNYEVVANMLHAIVVENAEELPVLKKLEETPVIVLPEAAIKEMDILFSKIREEAGIESVMEKTEYENYHEIQVCTLVAQIITAFCREIDRSRVIPKVLAETGDPRALILRYIYMHLSNKITLDKLSKQFYMSKSSISKYIMEKTGLSFNELLNEMRVTKTINYLLYTDFTLEELASIVGYVDAAHISKVFSARMDDKIGHYRKTYGKALHAGKIREKRQEYKIVEYILRNFSEDLTAQSVAEHFQISLMELNRSLLMQVEKNFYDFLNLTRINKASEYLIETDMEITDIAIGVGYNTVKTFRRNFVQLRHMTPSQFRSKVSLQE, encoded by the coding sequence ATGCAGCAAATTACCAAATTTCAGTCACAATATTGCTCTAATCTGGATATCAAGCGAATTTGCTCCTTTGATTATGAGCTGATTGACGGCAAGACGCATGCCTTGTACCATCAAAGCCCGCGCTTCCTCTATGTGCGAAAGGGAAAGGCTAAGTTCATGGTGGATACGGAACTTTACGAAGTAGGAAAGAACTGTCTGGTGTCCATTCTTCCATGGGATTGTACTGAGGTAATTGAAGTAGAAGAGCCTTTGCAGTATGAAATTATCAAGTATAACTATGAGGTAGTAGCCAATATGCTTCATGCTATCGTAGTGGAAAATGCGGAAGAGCTGCCTGTTTTAAAAAAGCTGGAGGAAACCCCCGTCATTGTTTTGCCAGAGGCGGCGATAAAGGAGATGGATATCCTCTTTTCTAAAATCAGAGAAGAAGCGGGTATTGAATCCGTTATGGAAAAGACGGAATATGAAAATTATCATGAGATTCAGGTTTGCACTTTAGTAGCGCAGATTATCACGGCCTTTTGCCGGGAGATTGATAGGAGCCGGGTGATTCCCAAAGTGCTGGCAGAAACCGGAGACCCTCGTGCGCTGATTCTTCGCTATATCTACATGCACTTGAGCAACAAGATAACCTTGGATAAGTTGTCCAAGCAGTTCTACATGAGCAAATCCTCCATCAGCAAGTACATTATGGAAAAGACTGGTCTGTCTTTCAATGAGCTGCTCAACGAAATGCGGGTGACCAAAACCATCAACTACTTACTATATACAGATTTTACGCTGGAGGAGCTGGCTTCTATTGTTGGTTATGTAGATGCGGCGCATATCTCTAAGGTGTTTTCAGCCAGAATGGATGACAAGATCGGCCATTACCGGAAGACTTATGGCAAGGCCCTCCACGCAGGGAAGATTAGAGAGAAGAGGCAAGAATACAAGATTGTGGAATACATCCTGCGGAATTTCTCGGAGGATTTGACAGCCCAGTCCGTGGCGGAGCACTTTCAGATTTCTTTGATGGAGTTGAACCGTTCTTTGCTCATGCAGGTAGAAAAGAATTTTTATGATTTTCTCAACTTAACAAGAATAAATAAAGCCTCGGAATATCTGATTGAGACAGATATGGAAATTACGGACATTGCCATCGGGGTGGGGTATAATACCGTAAAGACTTTTCGGCGGAACTTTGTTCAACTGCGGCATATGACTCCGAGCCAATTTCGCAGCAAGGTCAGCCTACAGGAATAG
- the spoIIP gene encoding stage II sporulation protein P: MRGKRLLALGMAVFMMTALLTMQGMKQSSNGELQLTAADVGKMCLSGSLMVGSRGSQRQQVPDSQQGESQQEVDASKEAENGAADAAAAQEAPAEAPAVVDTQDADNPSPQTINVDNGKPLVIIYHTHATESYQPASDGNFHVIQEEGTVREVGNVLTAELQKKGIQVIHDKTIHDNPSYNQSYSRSLETINNLLAKYPGASVVIDLHRDAAGYSGGSGKTTIVNGETVAKYNLVVGKGNPNAEKLRIFGNTVNKKAEEMFPGYGGRIIDKEYKFNQYVSDYHMLLEIGNNENNIREADACAKYFADVLAEVIQENSN, encoded by the coding sequence ATGAGAGGAAAACGATTGCTTGCATTGGGGATGGCCGTATTTATGATGACCGCCCTGCTGACGATGCAGGGCATGAAGCAAAGTAGCAATGGGGAGCTCCAACTGACAGCGGCGGACGTGGGCAAAATGTGTCTGTCCGGGTCCCTGATGGTAGGCAGCAGAGGCAGCCAAAGACAACAGGTACCTGATAGCCAACAAGGAGAAAGTCAACAGGAGGTGGATGCCTCCAAAGAAGCAGAAAATGGTGCGGCAGATGCTGCGGCAGCCCAGGAGGCTCCGGCTGAGGCTCCTGCGGTGGTGGATACACAGGATGCAGATAATCCATCGCCTCAGACCATCAACGTTGACAACGGTAAACCGCTGGTCATCATCTACCATACCCATGCCACGGAATCCTATCAGCCGGCTTCCGACGGCAATTTTCACGTTATACAGGAAGAGGGAACCGTACGGGAAGTCGGCAATGTGCTGACAGCTGAACTGCAAAAAAAGGGCATTCAGGTAATCCATGACAAGACCATTCACGACAACCCTTCCTACAATCAATCCTATAGTCGGTCATTGGAAACGATAAACAACCTGTTGGCCAAATACCCTGGGGCATCGGTGGTCATCGATTTACATAGGGACGCTGCGGGGTATTCCGGCGGAAGCGGAAAGACGACCATTGTCAATGGCGAGACGGTGGCAAAATACAACCTGGTGGTAGGGAAAGGCAATCCGAATGCAGAAAAACTGCGAATATTCGGGAATACGGTGAATAAGAAAGCCGAAGAGATGTTCCCTGGCTACGGAGGGCGGATCATCGACAAGGAATACAAATTCAACCAGTATGTATCGGATTATCACATGTTGCTGGAAATCGGCAATAATGAAAATAATATCCGGGAAGCCGATGCCTGTGCCAAGTATTTTGCTGACGTGCTGGCGGAGGTCATCCAGGAGAACAGCAACTAA
- a CDS encoding copper amine oxidase N-terminal domain-containing protein encodes MKRISSVLLAILLLVLSPSAAFGDTASRTIHLTLGETTAQVNGQRVTMTAPPQLISNRTLVPLRFISEALGCDVDWIASTHTATVTMENQKIQVPIGQNYVLVNGTQTAIEVPGQLINGSTYVPLRFIGERLGAEVDYNSTTKGISMGLNTYKNTVHNFEMVLPDGWIVKEENEKKVVLNHGKEAVATFSLVNKAEGATPADMNAEQLFEGFAGKPGFNYIVKEKMIAGAYLENGIFTEVFCVFLDKGIYVVTVIAPAEAFDRAFDRECVLMLNTMKNVDAA; translated from the coding sequence GTGAAAAGAATATCATCCGTACTATTAGCTATTTTGTTGCTGGTCCTATCTCCTAGTGCTGCATTTGGCGACACGGCCAGTAGAACCATCCATCTTACATTAGGAGAGACTACAGCCCAAGTTAATGGGCAGCGTGTTACCATGACGGCACCCCCTCAGCTGATTTCAAATCGGACTTTAGTTCCGTTGCGATTTATCAGTGAAGCCCTCGGGTGTGATGTAGACTGGATTGCCAGTACACACACAGCAACGGTGACTATGGAAAATCAAAAGATTCAGGTTCCGATCGGTCAAAATTACGTTTTGGTTAATGGTACGCAAACAGCCATTGAGGTGCCTGGTCAGCTGATCAATGGGAGCACCTACGTTCCACTGAGGTTCATCGGAGAACGGCTAGGAGCAGAGGTGGACTACAACTCCACCACCAAGGGTATCTCCATGGGGTTGAATACGTATAAAAATACAGTTCATAATTTTGAAATGGTTTTGCCTGATGGGTGGATTGTCAAAGAGGAAAACGAAAAAAAGGTGGTGTTGAATCACGGCAAGGAGGCGGTGGCAACCTTTTCTTTGGTAAATAAGGCAGAAGGTGCAACGCCGGCAGACATGAATGCAGAGCAACTTTTTGAGGGCTTTGCAGGGAAACCAGGATTTAATTACATTGTGAAAGAGAAGATGATTGCGGGAGCGTATCTGGAGAATGGAATATTTACAGAAGTTTTCTGCGTTTTTCTGGATAAAGGCATCTATGTGGTAACGGTTATCGCCCCTGCCGAAGCCTTTGACCGGGCCTTCGACCGAGAATGTGTGCTCATGCTCAACACAATGAAAAACGTGGATGCAGCGTAG
- the hemW gene encoding radical SAM family heme chaperone HemW, translated as MKKLGIYIHIPFCIKKCLYCDFLSFQEGNQQLYLSYTAALIKELKTYGGIYKGDFTVDSIFFGGGTPSLLEAASIREILQQLRDSYQVEPQAEITMECNPKTLNLEKLEGYREAGVNRLSIGIQSFDEDTLKRLGRVHQAADGTEAIQLARKAGFCNINLDLMFAVPGHTLAIWQDTLDQALALNPEHLSFYSLQLEEGTPYFDLFEKGRLEMVSDEADRQMYHVALKRLEQAGYRHYEISNVGKPGFECRHNLKYWSMENYLGVGLGAHSYVEGQRFSNVRNLEQYLKALGTETAESDLPWVEWHHPNSQRDEMVEFMITGMRKREGISLAEFESRFGQDLFQAYPEQKAWVIQQVEAGMLLFTEGRLRFTLSGIDVSNTILAEFV; from the coding sequence ATGAAAAAACTTGGAATTTACATACACATTCCTTTTTGCATAAAAAAATGTCTATACTGTGATTTCCTTTCTTTTCAAGAGGGAAATCAGCAGCTGTATTTATCTTATACAGCTGCTTTAATAAAGGAGCTGAAAACCTACGGAGGAATCTATAAAGGGGATTTCACGGTAGACAGTATTTTCTTCGGCGGGGGAACACCCTCCCTACTGGAGGCGGCAAGCATACGTGAGATTCTTCAGCAGTTGAGAGATAGTTATCAGGTGGAGCCCCAGGCAGAGATTACCATGGAGTGCAATCCGAAGACTTTAAATCTGGAGAAGCTGGAAGGATACCGAGAGGCGGGGGTCAATCGGCTGAGCATCGGTATTCAGTCTTTTGACGAAGATACGTTAAAGCGGCTGGGCCGGGTTCATCAGGCCGCAGACGGGACAGAGGCCATTCAGCTGGCCCGAAAAGCAGGGTTTTGCAATATCAATCTGGACTTGATGTTTGCTGTCCCAGGGCATACCCTGGCAATTTGGCAGGATACCTTGGATCAAGCCCTGGCCTTGAACCCGGAGCACCTATCCTTTTATAGCTTGCAGCTGGAAGAAGGGACTCCTTATTTTGACTTGTTTGAAAAGGGTCGGCTGGAAATGGTGTCTGATGAAGCAGACCGGCAGATGTATCATGTTGCTTTAAAGCGGCTGGAGCAGGCGGGATATCGACACTATGAAATTTCCAATGTTGGCAAACCAGGGTTTGAATGCCGCCACAATTTAAAATACTGGTCCATGGAAAATTATCTGGGAGTGGGCCTGGGAGCACATTCCTACGTGGAAGGTCAGCGGTTTAGCAATGTCCGGAACCTGGAGCAGTATTTAAAAGCCCTCGGTACAGAAACGGCTGAAAGTGATCTGCCTTGGGTGGAATGGCATCATCCGAATTCCCAGCGGGATGAGATGGTAGAATTTATGATTACGGGCATGAGGAAACGGGAAGGCATCAGCTTGGCGGAGTTTGAGAGTCGGTTTGGGCAAGACCTGTTTCAGGCTTACCCGGAGCAGAAAGCCTGGGTTATCCAGCAGGTGGAGGCGGGGATGCTTCTTTTTACAGAAGGTCGGCTGCGATTTACCTTATCAGGCATTGATGTATCCAACACAATTTTAGCAGAGTTTGTTTAA
- a CDS encoding bacteriohemerythrin gives MSEPLHTFLWDKKLETDIELVDSQHKEFLKRANTFIIKLLADKPEEGVREAFEFVNDYLQYHFQAEETFLADSGYPAFEEHQAEHQRMRFKSKEMEALIAEGDCQKITKEFTEFINNWVINHILSSDRRFAIYYRELKGLE, from the coding sequence ATGTCAGAACCATTGCATACGTTTCTTTGGGATAAGAAGCTAGAGACCGATATTGAGCTTGTGGACAGCCAGCACAAGGAGTTTTTAAAGCGGGCTAACACCTTTATTATCAAGCTACTGGCGGACAAGCCAGAAGAAGGGGTGCGGGAGGCTTTTGAGTTTGTAAACGACTATCTCCAATATCATTTTCAAGCAGAAGAGACATTTCTGGCTGACAGCGGCTACCCGGCCTTTGAAGAACATCAGGCGGAGCACCAACGGATGCGGTTTAAGTCCAAGGAGATGGAAGCGCTAATCGCAGAGGGAGATTGCCAGAAGATTACGAAAGAATTTACGGAGTTTATTAACAACTGGGTGATTAATCACATTTTAAGCAGTGACCGTAGGTTTGCCATCTATTACAGGGAACTAAAAGGTCTGGAATAG
- the lepA gene encoding translation elongation factor 4, with translation MDSYQKHIRNFSIIAHIDHGKSTLADRIIENTGLVAHRDMKEQFLDNMDLERERGITIKLQTTRLSYKAKDGQEYIFNLIDTPGHVDFTYEVSRSLAACEGAVLIVDATQGVEAQTLANVYLALDENLEIIPALNKIDLASARPDEVKLEIEDIIGIDAENAPLVSAKEGIGIDDLLEAIVAQVPPPSGSVEGKLKALIFDSYYDNYKGVVIYTRVFDGQVKKGDTIRMMNTKKKYEVTEVGFYSPGPVPASVLRAGEVGYICASIKQVADARVGDTITLDSNPTEEALPGYKKVQSMVFCGIYPAEGEKYENVKDALEKLQVNDAAFNFEAETSQALGFGFRCGFLGLLHMEIIVERLEREFGLAVITTSPSVIYRVVLVTGEVQMIQNPSNLPKPTEISYIEEPIVKADIMIPKEYVGSIMELCQDRRGKMIHMEYITETRVQLHYEMPLNEVIYDFFDALKSKTRGYGSLDYEFIRYERSQVVKMDVLLNKDLVDAFSMIVHESKAYARGKFVCEKLKEIIPMHQFEVPIQAAIGQKVIARETVRAYRKDVIAKCYGGDISRKKKLLEKQKEGKKRMRQFGTVEVPQEAFTAVLKYDDNK, from the coding sequence ATGGACTCATACCAGAAGCACATCAGAAATTTTAGCATCATTGCTCATATAGATCACGGCAAATCCACCTTGGCAGACCGAATTATCGAGAACACCGGTTTGGTAGCTCACAGGGATATGAAGGAACAGTTTTTGGACAACATGGATTTGGAGAGGGAGCGGGGGATTACCATCAAGCTCCAGACCACCAGACTGTCGTACAAGGCCAAGGATGGTCAGGAATATATCTTCAACCTGATTGACACCCCGGGACATGTGGACTTTACTTACGAGGTTTCTCGAAGTTTGGCGGCTTGTGAAGGGGCTGTGCTGATTGTGGATGCCACCCAAGGAGTGGAAGCTCAGACTCTGGCTAACGTATACTTAGCTTTGGATGAGAATTTGGAGATTATTCCGGCCTTAAACAAGATTGACCTAGCCAGTGCCAGACCGGACGAAGTGAAACTGGAGATTGAGGACATTATCGGTATTGATGCAGAAAATGCACCTTTAGTGTCAGCCAAGGAAGGCATCGGCATCGATGATCTGTTGGAAGCCATCGTGGCGCAGGTACCACCACCTTCAGGGAGCGTAGAGGGCAAGCTGAAAGCGCTGATTTTTGACTCATATTACGACAATTACAAGGGTGTAGTCATCTACACGAGAGTATTTGACGGACAGGTGAAGAAGGGCGACACCATCCGTATGATGAATACCAAGAAAAAATACGAGGTGACGGAGGTAGGCTTTTACTCTCCAGGCCCAGTACCAGCCAGCGTTCTGCGAGCCGGTGAGGTAGGTTACATCTGCGCCAGCATCAAGCAGGTCGCCGATGCTCGGGTAGGTGATACCATCACCTTGGACAGCAATCCGACGGAAGAAGCGCTGCCGGGCTATAAAAAGGTTCAATCCATGGTTTTCTGCGGTATCTATCCGGCAGAGGGCGAGAAATATGAGAACGTTAAGGATGCGCTGGAAAAGCTTCAGGTTAATGATGCTGCTTTCAATTTTGAAGCGGAGACTTCTCAGGCCCTAGGCTTTGGTTTTCGCTGCGGTTTTTTGGGCCTCCTTCATATGGAGATTATTGTCGAGCGTCTGGAGCGGGAATTTGGCCTGGCGGTAATCACCACTTCTCCAAGCGTTATCTATCGGGTCGTTCTTGTCACGGGAGAAGTGCAGATGATTCAGAATCCGTCCAACCTGCCTAAACCTACGGAGATTTCCTATATCGAAGAGCCTATCGTCAAGGCGGATATTATGATACCAAAGGAATATGTGGGTTCCATCATGGAATTGTGCCAGGATCGACGGGGCAAGATGATTCATATGGAATACATCACGGAAACCCGGGTTCAGCTTCACTATGAAATGCCACTGAACGAAGTTATCTATGACTTCTTTGATGCCTTGAAGTCTAAGACCAGAGGATATGGCTCCCTGGATTATGAATTCATCCGTTATGAGCGGTCTCAGGTGGTGAAAATGGATGTGCTGTTAAACAAGGACTTGGTGGACGCTTTCTCCATGATTGTTCACGAATCGAAGGCGTATGCCCGAGGAAAGTTTGTCTGTGAAAAACTAAAAGAGATTATTCCTATGCACCAGTTCGAGGTGCCAATCCAGGCCGCTATCGGCCAGAAAGTCATCGCCAGAGAAACCGTGCGGGCTTACCGTAAAGATGTTATCGCCAAGTGCTATGGCGGTGATATTTCCCGGAAAAAGAAGCTGCTGGAAAAGCAGAAAGAGGGAAAGAAGCGTATGAGGCAGTTTGGAACGGTGGAGGTGCCTCAGGAGGCCTTTACTGCCGTGCTCAAGTACGACGATAACAAGTAG